A region of Lichenibacterium dinghuense DNA encodes the following proteins:
- a CDS encoding beta-glucosidase, which translates to MERDGAETGTSRAALALRSFAMGGFEGATMVLDTGRRVDAVAGSRHDAAAVLDYRLLAATGVRTARDGFRWHLIEREPGRYDWSSVLPQVRAAAEAGVEVIWDLCHFGLPDGADPWSPALPGRFAAFARAAARLLREEGDGVPLWCPVNEISYWAYAGGERGHFAPCARGRGADWKRRLVRLCVAASRALREVDPRARLVHADPVIHIAAGGEADREIAERHRLSMFEGWDMIAGRREPDLGGAPDLLDVVGVNFYPDNQWVHGGPRLRPGMAGHRPLRRILHEVHARYGRPIVVTETGAEADEGPDWLRGVGVELAAAREGGVPVAGCCVYPAMDYPGWTDDRHCRCGPIAASPDWSERWIDPAMAEAVGDLAQAGAVRPGAPPPDGAAPGAVPEGRLSTGAGRCA; encoded by the coding sequence ATGGAGCGGGACGGCGCGGAGACCGGGACATCGCGCGCGGCCTTGGCCCTGCGCTCCTTCGCCATGGGCGGCTTCGAGGGCGCCACCATGGTGCTCGACACGGGGCGGCGGGTCGACGCCGTGGCGGGCAGCCGGCACGACGCGGCCGCAGTTCTCGACTACCGCCTGCTCGCCGCGACCGGCGTCCGCACGGCGCGCGACGGCTTCCGCTGGCACCTGATCGAACGCGAGCCCGGGCGCTACGACTGGTCCAGCGTGCTGCCGCAGGTGCGGGCCGCCGCGGAGGCGGGCGTCGAGGTGATCTGGGACCTGTGCCACTTCGGCCTGCCCGACGGGGCCGACCCCTGGTCGCCCGCCCTGCCCGGCCGCTTCGCCGCCTTCGCCCGCGCGGCCGCGCGGCTCCTGCGCGAGGAAGGCGACGGGGTGCCGCTCTGGTGCCCCGTCAACGAGATCAGCTATTGGGCCTATGCGGGCGGCGAGCGCGGCCACTTCGCGCCCTGCGCGCGGGGACGGGGGGCGGACTGGAAGCGCCGGCTGGTGCGCCTGTGCGTCGCGGCGTCCCGCGCGCTGCGCGAGGTCGATCCCCGCGCGCGCCTGGTCCACGCCGACCCCGTGATCCACATCGCGGCGGGGGGCGAGGCCGACCGCGAGATCGCGGAGCGGCACCGTCTGTCGATGTTCGAGGGTTGGGACATGATCGCGGGCCGGCGCGAGCCCGACCTCGGCGGCGCGCCGGACCTGCTCGACGTTGTGGGGGTCAACTTCTATCCCGACAACCAGTGGGTCCACGGCGGCCCGCGCCTGCGCCCCGGCATGGCGGGCCACCGGCCGCTGCGCCGCATCCTCCACGAGGTCCACGCCCGCTACGGGCGGCCGATCGTGGTCACCGAGACGGGGGCCGAGGCCGACGAGGGGCCGGACTGGCTGCGCGGCGTGGGGGTGGAGCTGGCGGCGGCGCGCGAGGGTGGCGTGCCGGTGGCGGGCTGCTGCGTGTATCCCGCGATGGACTATCCGGGCTGGACGGACGACCGCCACTGCCGCTGCGGGCCGATCGCGGCCTCGCCCGACTGGTCGGAGCGATGGATCGACCCCGCCATGGCGGAGGCCGTGGGGGACCTGGCGCAGGCCGGGGCTGTCCGACCCGGGGCGCCGCCGCCCGACGGGGCCGCCCCGGGGGCGGTGCCGGAGGGACGCCTCTCCACCGGAGCCGGCCGATGCGCCTGA
- a CDS encoding GGDEF domain-containing protein: protein MSDARPIPPTADALTERARRFAVDLMEHLVVPTFVLDTQHRVMIWNRACERLTGLAAAEVVGTSDHWMAFYAEKRPCLADLVAASRFDQIGDFYHDVSKVGMSDHGVAVETWVDLRGAGRRAYLAIDAGPIYDDAGTLVAVVETLRDITMQRQAQDALAALAARDGLTGLANRRSFDQSLDIEAKRSARAGTPLALLMVDVDGFKLFNDTYGHGGGDDCLRRVALAIAGTVRRAGDVAARYGGEEFAVILPGTGAEGGAAIAERIRAAVAGLQIPHRAAPVGTSVTVSVGGAAGAGCPGPDLLAAADAALYRAKRGGRDRAVMGEVPGFVGPARRPSALRDCA from the coding sequence ATGTCCGACGCTCGCCCGATCCCGCCGACCGCCGACGCGCTGACCGAGCGCGCGCGCCGCTTCGCCGTGGACCTGATGGAGCACCTGGTGGTGCCGACCTTCGTGCTCGACACGCAGCACCGCGTGATGATCTGGAACCGGGCCTGCGAGCGCCTCACCGGCCTCGCGGCGGCCGAGGTGGTGGGCACGAGCGACCATTGGATGGCGTTCTACGCCGAGAAGCGGCCCTGCCTCGCCGACCTCGTCGCGGCGAGCCGCTTCGACCAGATCGGCGACTTCTACCACGACGTCAGCAAGGTGGGGATGAGCGACCACGGCGTGGCGGTGGAAACCTGGGTCGACCTGCGCGGCGCCGGCCGGCGCGCCTACCTGGCGATCGACGCCGGCCCGATCTACGACGACGCCGGCACCCTCGTCGCGGTGGTGGAAACGCTGCGCGACATCACCATGCAGCGGCAGGCTCAGGACGCGCTGGCCGCCCTGGCGGCCCGCGACGGGCTGACCGGCCTCGCCAACCGCCGCAGCTTCGACCAGTCGCTCGACATCGAGGCGAAGCGCAGCGCCCGCGCCGGCACGCCGCTGGCGCTGCTGATGGTGGACGTGGACGGCTTCAAGCTGTTCAACGACACCTACGGCCACGGCGGGGGCGACGACTGCCTGCGGCGGGTGGCGCTGGCCATCGCCGGCACGGTGCGCCGCGCCGGGGACGTGGCCGCGCGCTACGGCGGGGAAGAGTTCGCCGTGATCCTGCCGGGCACCGGGGCCGAGGGCGGCGCCGCCATCGCGGAGCGCATCAGGGCGGCCGTGGCGGGTCTGCAGATCCCGCATCGCGCGGCGCCGGTCGGGACCAGCGTCACCGTCAGCGTGGGCGGCGCCGCGGGCGCGGGCTGCCCGGGCCCGGACCTGCTCGCCGCCGCCGACGCGGCGCTGTACCGCGCCAAGCGCGGCGGGCGCGACCGCGCCGTGATGGGCGAGGTGCCGGGCTTCGTCGGCCCGGCCCGGCGCCCCTCCGCGCTGCGCGACTGCGCTTAG
- a CDS encoding class II aldolase/adducin family protein, with product MDDGDLRRDMVDACRRMNATGLNQGTSGNLSARTGAGFLVTPTSLPYDAMEPGDIVPMGFDGTYEGPRRPSSEWRFHADILATRPDVDSVLHCHSPHATTLACHHRPIPAFHYMVALAGGPTIRCAPYATFGSQALSDHAVAALEGRRACLLGQHGMIALGPTPAAALALAVEVEALARLYLGALALGEPPVLADEEIERVIARMRRRGYGRTVEGDDAEGVARPR from the coding sequence ATGGACGACGGGGACCTGCGGCGCGACATGGTGGACGCGTGCCGCCGCATGAACGCGACCGGCCTCAACCAGGGCACCTCGGGCAACCTGTCGGCGCGAACCGGAGCGGGCTTCCTCGTGACCCCGACCTCCCTGCCCTACGACGCCATGGAGCCCGGCGACATCGTGCCGATGGGGTTCGACGGCACCTACGAGGGGCCGCGGCGGCCCTCCTCGGAATGGCGCTTCCACGCCGACATCCTCGCCACCCGGCCGGACGTCGACAGCGTGCTGCACTGCCACTCGCCCCACGCCACCACGCTGGCCTGCCACCACCGCCCGATCCCGGCCTTCCACTACATGGTGGCGCTGGCGGGCGGCCCCACGATCCGCTGCGCGCCCTACGCCACCTTCGGCAGCCAGGCGCTGTCGGACCACGCCGTGGCGGCGCTGGAGGGGCGCCGCGCCTGCCTGCTCGGCCAGCACGGCATGATCGCGCTCGGGCCCACGCCGGCCGCCGCCCTGGCGCTGGCCGTCGAGGTCGAGGCGCTGGCGCGGCTCTACCTCGGCGCGCTGGCGCTCGGCGAGCCTCCCGTGCTGGCCGACGAGGAGATCGAGCGCGTCATCGCCCGCATGCGGCGGCGCGGCTACGGCCGGACCGTGGAGGGCGACGACGCCGAGGGCGTCGCCCGGCCGCGCTAG
- a CDS encoding SDR family oxidoreductase, which translates to MAGRGWRIEDAPRLDGRRAVVTGASGGLGFETALGLARRGAAVVLAARDPGRAEAARRRIAGAVPGADVGFARLDLADLASVAAFAAGVVASGPLDVLVCNAGVMAFPTRRTTRDGFEEQFGTNYLGHFALAARLMPALTGAGGAARVVSVASLAHVQGRIDLDDLQGATRYDPWTAYRQSKLAMLIFARELQRRADAADWPLRAVAAHPGWAVTDIISNGPGQGRGGLKPAMMNLAFRLLGQSAADGALPILYAATAPEAEPGGYYGPTGRGERTGPVGPSRVMPQARDAGVARALWDASERLTGVRFETEVGA; encoded by the coding sequence ATGGCGGGACGGGGCTGGAGGATCGAGGACGCGCCGCGGCTCGACGGGCGGCGCGCCGTGGTCACCGGCGCTTCGGGCGGCCTCGGCTTCGAGACCGCGCTGGGCCTGGCCCGCCGCGGCGCCGCCGTGGTGCTGGCCGCCCGCGACCCCGGCAGGGCCGAGGCGGCCCGCCGCCGCATCGCCGGCGCTGTGCCGGGCGCCGACGTCGGCTTCGCCCGGCTCGACCTCGCCGACCTCGCCTCGGTGGCCGCCTTCGCGGCGGGCGTCGTCGCCTCCGGCCCGCTCGACGTCCTGGTCTGCAACGCCGGCGTGATGGCTTTCCCGACCCGCCGCACCACGCGCGACGGCTTCGAGGAGCAGTTCGGCACCAACTACCTCGGCCATTTCGCCCTCGCGGCGCGCCTGATGCCGGCGCTGACCGGGGCGGGAGGAGCCGCGCGCGTCGTCAGCGTCGCCAGCCTCGCCCACGTCCAGGGGCGCATCGACCTCGACGACCTGCAGGGCGCGACGCGCTACGACCCCTGGACGGCCTACCGGCAGAGCAAGCTCGCCATGCTGATCTTCGCGCGCGAGCTGCAGCGGCGGGCCGACGCGGCCGACTGGCCGCTCCGCGCTGTGGCGGCGCATCCCGGCTGGGCCGTCACTGACATCATCTCCAACGGGCCGGGGCAGGGGCGCGGCGGCCTCAAGCCCGCGATGATGAACCTCGCCTTCCGCCTGCTCGGCCAATCCGCGGCGGACGGCGCCCTCCCGATCCTGTATGCAGCGACCGCGCCCGAGGCGGAGCCCGGCGGCTATTACGGCCCGACGGGGCGGGGCGAGCGGACGGGCCCGGTCGGTCCCTCGCGCGTCATGCCGCAGGCGCGGGACGCGGGCGTCGCGCGGGCGCTGTGGGACGCGTCCGAGCGGCTCACGGGCGTGAGGTTCGAGACGGAGGTGGGAGCATGA
- a CDS encoding NAD(P)-dependent oxidoreductase produces MTRIAVLAAGAMGAGMGLRLREHGATVLTNLDGRGAASRARAAEAGMADVPLDEIAGADLVLSIVPPGSAVELAERLAPALRAGAAKPVFVDLNAVAPATVERVRAALDGTGCAVVDGCIIGAPPKARMTGQSKSPAVYVSGDPDGLTAPLARHGIDLWPMEAGFGAASALKLVYAMCTKGVTALAAGMFLAAEREGAGDALRAELARSQPELVERFGKAMPDMLPKAYRWVAEMREIAILLGPDDPTAAMLEGAARVYERLAADGQGSGELGRALLGASAPR; encoded by the coding sequence ATGACGCGGATCGCGGTCCTGGCAGCGGGCGCCATGGGGGCCGGCATGGGCCTCCGCCTGAGGGAGCACGGCGCGACCGTGCTCACCAACCTCGACGGCCGCGGCGCCGCGAGCCGCGCCCGCGCCGCCGAGGCCGGCATGGCGGACGTTCCGCTCGACGAGATCGCCGGCGCCGATCTCGTCCTGTCGATCGTGCCGCCCGGCTCGGCGGTGGAACTCGCCGAGCGCCTCGCGCCGGCGCTGCGGGCCGGCGCGGCCAAGCCCGTCTTCGTCGACCTCAACGCCGTCGCGCCCGCCACCGTCGAGCGGGTGCGCGCCGCGCTGGACGGCACGGGCTGCGCCGTGGTCGACGGCTGCATCATCGGGGCTCCGCCGAAGGCCCGCATGACGGGGCAGAGCAAGAGCCCGGCCGTCTACGTCAGCGGCGACCCCGACGGGCTCACGGCGCCTCTGGCCCGCCACGGCATCGACCTCTGGCCGATGGAGGCGGGGTTCGGCGCGGCCTCGGCGCTGAAGCTCGTCTACGCCATGTGCACCAAGGGCGTCACCGCGCTCGCGGCCGGCATGTTCCTCGCCGCCGAGCGCGAGGGCGCCGGCGACGCGCTGCGGGCCGAGCTCGCGCGCAGCCAGCCGGAGCTGGTGGAGCGCTTCGGCAAGGCCATGCCGGACATGCTGCCCAAGGCCTACCGCTGGGTGGCCGAGATGCGCGAGATCGCGATCCTCCTCGGCCCCGACGACCCGACCGCGGCCATGCTGGAGGGCGCCGCGCGGGTCTACGAGCGGCTCGCCGCCGACGGGCAGGGGTCGGGCGAGCTCGGCCGCGCGCTGCTCGGCGCGTCCGCGCCGCGCTGA
- a CDS encoding MBL fold metallo-hydrolase, translated as MRDAHEVAAADWYELLPFADGVTLIHEPWMPPFFRGHMWLVRGRDRDLLIDAGLGHVPLRARVTALRGRPVTLLVSHTHWDHIGAAHEFDGPEDERLAHPAEAAVLADPDPEHTLFGKYADGSRDAEAFTRRPAGWDAGRHRIRPAPATRLVGEGDRIDLGDRVLVVLHTPGHSRGHLALWEERTGTLFAQDAVYDGPLVDTCPDSDVATYRRTLERLAADLDPRIVHGGHFPSFGRTRFRQLVAEYLSDKSEG; from the coding sequence ATGCGGGACGCGCATGAGGTCGCGGCGGCCGACTGGTACGAGCTCCTGCCCTTCGCCGACGGCGTCACCCTGATCCACGAGCCCTGGATGCCGCCCTTCTTCCGCGGCCACATGTGGCTCGTGCGCGGGCGCGACCGCGACCTCCTGATCGACGCCGGCCTCGGCCACGTGCCGCTGCGGGCCCGCGTGACGGCCCTGCGGGGCCGGCCGGTGACGCTGCTCGTCAGCCACACCCACTGGGACCACATCGGCGCGGCGCACGAGTTCGACGGCCCGGAGGACGAGCGACTGGCCCACCCGGCCGAGGCCGCCGTGCTGGCCGACCCGGACCCGGAGCACACGCTCTTCGGCAAGTACGCCGACGGCAGCCGCGACGCCGAAGCCTTCACGCGCAGGCCCGCGGGCTGGGATGCCGGGCGCCACCGCATCCGCCCGGCCCCGGCGACGCGGCTCGTCGGCGAAGGCGATCGCATCGATCTCGGCGACCGCGTCCTCGTGGTGCTGCACACGCCCGGCCATTCGCGCGGTCACCTCGCGCTGTGGGAGGAGCGCACCGGCACGCTCTTCGCGCAGGACGCGGTCTACGACGGGCCGCTGGTCGACACCTGCCCGGATTCCGACGTCGCGACCTACCGCCGGACCCTGGAGCGGCTCGCCGCGGACCTCGACCCGCGCATCGTGCACGGCGGGCACTTCCCGAGCTTCGGGCGCACCCGGTTCCGGCAACTCGTCGCAGAATATCTGTCGGACAAATCAGAAGGTTGA
- a CDS encoding amidohydrolase family protein: MRLIAVEEHFLPAEVRDAWAAAPPPHDPVSAIADGGENGARLADLGEGRLALMDEQGVDVQVLSLTTPGLHNLEPGPAVAMARRVNDRVAEACARRPDRFQGFAALPTPDPRAAPRELERAVRDLGLRGALLCGRTRERHLDHPELRPLLAAAAELKVPILIHPQTPSPAVRESLYAGIGGTADLALAAFGLGWHYEAGLEWVRLAAAGVFDELPDLQVILGHWGEVVLFYLERTAAVFARALALRRPLADYARHNLYVTGSGLWNDAYLQRCLDIVGPERLLFSTDFPYQYRPGGVRRFLHASPLDHAGREAYAHGNWDRLTGARA, encoded by the coding sequence ATGCGCCTGATCGCCGTCGAAGAGCACTTCCTGCCCGCCGAGGTGCGGGACGCCTGGGCCGCCGCTCCGCCCCCGCACGACCCCGTCTCCGCCATCGCGGACGGCGGGGAGAACGGCGCCCGGCTGGCGGACCTCGGCGAGGGCCGCCTCGCGCTGATGGACGAGCAGGGCGTGGACGTCCAGGTGCTGTCCCTCACCACGCCCGGCCTGCACAACCTGGAGCCCGGCCCCGCCGTCGCGATGGCGCGCCGTGTCAACGACCGCGTGGCGGAGGCCTGCGCGCGCCGCCCCGACCGCTTCCAGGGCTTCGCCGCCCTCCCCACGCCGGACCCGCGCGCCGCGCCGCGCGAGCTGGAGCGCGCCGTCCGCGACCTCGGCCTGAGGGGCGCGCTGCTGTGCGGCCGGACGCGGGAGCGGCACCTCGACCACCCCGAGCTTCGCCCGCTGCTCGCGGCCGCGGCGGAGCTGAAGGTGCCCATCCTCATCCACCCGCAGACGCCCTCGCCCGCCGTGCGCGAGTCCCTGTATGCGGGGATCGGCGGGACGGCCGACCTCGCGCTCGCCGCCTTCGGGCTCGGCTGGCACTACGAGGCCGGGCTGGAATGGGTCCGCCTGGCGGCCGCGGGGGTGTTCGACGAGCTGCCCGACCTGCAGGTCATCCTGGGCCACTGGGGCGAGGTGGTGCTGTTCTACCTCGAGCGGACCGCGGCCGTGTTCGCCCGCGCGCTCGCGCTGCGGCGCCCCCTCGCCGACTACGCCCGCCACAACCTCTACGTCACCGGCAGCGGCCTGTGGAACGACGCCTACCTGCAGCGCTGCCTCGACATCGTCGGCCCCGAGCGCCTGCTGTTCTCGACCGACTTCCCCTACCAGTACCGCCCCGGCGGGGTCCGCCGCTTCCTCCACGCTTCTCCGCTGGACCACGCCGGCCGCGAAGCCTACGCCCACGGCAACTGGGACCGGCTGACGGGCGCCCGCGCCTGA